AAACCCATGTGTGTTGCAGCCAATGGGTTCTCAAGGGAGTTTGGATCCTCAAGGTTTTCGTAGCGGTTCTCTGCTGGAGCCAAAAACTCCTTCTCGGCGCCCCAGTAGATGTCCTTCTCTGGGTGCCAAATGTCCTCTCGACCAAATGCAAAACCAAAGGTTTTCAGCCCCATGGACTCATAGGCAACGGTTCCAGCCAGGATCATCAAGTCCGCCCAGGAGAGCTTGTTGCCATACTTCTTTTTGATTGGCCAAAGCAGTCTTCTTGCCTTGTCTAGGTTGACGTTATCTGGCCATGAGTTCAGTGGTGCAAATCTCTGGTTACCGGTTGAGCCGCCACCGCGACCATCTGCGATTCGGTAGGAACCAGCTGAGTGCCAGGCCATGCGAATCATCAATCCGCCGTAGTGACCCCAGTCTGCCGGCCACCAATCTTGGGAGTCGGTCATCAGTGCGTGAACATCGCGCTTTACGGCATCGAAGTCAAGCTTCTTTACCTCTTCGCGGTAATCAAAGTCTCCGAGCGGATTGGACTTGCGATCGTGCTGGTGCAGAATGTCGAGATTGAGGGCATTTGGCCACCAATCCATGTTTGATACACCGGTCTGTGTGATGCTGCCGTGTGGCACTGGGCACTTTGCGCCTGAATCCATTTGTTCCTCCAGAGATGTTGGCTATCAATGACAACCACCGAGGCGGGGAAATGCTTTCCTTGAGCAGGGAACTACAGCGACATTGCCTTCTGAATTCGTTTTAGAGAGACGGGCTCGGCGGTTCCTAAAGATTGAGCGAATTGACTGACCCGGAATTCTTCAATTAGCCATCTGGCCTGAACCAGTTCTGGGGCTGCCCCAAGGCTAAGCGGCATAGCACCGCCTTTGGACTCGAAGAGCGAGATTGCCTCGCGAACCTCATACCAAAGCTGAGCATCTTTGGATCCGGGCTCCTGTAGTTTTCTGATTCGATGCGCGATGGCCTCCAAATAGGTAGGCAACCTTCTGATCCGCTGCAATGAAGTTGCAAAAACTAGGTTCTTCGGGGTGAGCTGAGCGATGTGCTCTTTCTCTTGATTTAGGACTGATAAGAACTCGAAGTTTTTGATCGCCGAAATTTCCTTTTGAGCGCTCGCGGCGGCGGTGGCGATCTTCTCCATGGTTGGCACCAGCTCAAAGGCCTTTTCAATTAGCTCGCGTTGAACCGTGTCACGGACAGCCTCGAACTGCGCCCTTTTGAAGATAAGGCCTGCTGGCTCGATCTTTCTCAGTTCTTGCTCTGCAAAAGCCCCAAGCAGGTCGGCCAGATAATCCTTCACGCTTTGATAGCCAAGGGCAGAGAGGGCGAGCTTTTCTTGAGGCTTGAGGTGATCTTTGACGTAGTCGGCAGGGTTTGGAATTGCTCTTCTGATGAGTTCGATGACACCGTAGACGTGGTGTTTTCTTCGCTCACTCTCGGTTGCAAAGAGTTTTATTTCAACACCGGTTGGTGACATCAATAGGGTTGGAAAAGCCTTGAGGTTTGAGCCGGCATGCTGAGACTCGATGGCGACAGGTAGCTCATCAAAGTCCCATTCGCTTACCACCCGCTCGAGCTGATTCTTGCCCTGAACCAAGCTGGCCACTTCACCACGGGCCCTGTCCTGAAATTGCTTTTTGAGAGCAGCGAGATCTGTTCCCAACCCAAGCTGCTTACCCTTGGCATCCACCACGCGATAGGTCATTCGAAGCGAAGTCGGAAGCTTTTCGAGATCGAAGTCCGTTGCTTGGATTGGAACTGAGCTCAGCTCTCGCAAGGTCTTTGCCAAGAGCTCAAGGAGCTGGCCATTTGGAACCTCGGGCAAAACCTCAAGTACTTTTCGAGCCCAATCGTTGGCGGGCACCACGAACTTTCGAAGCTGTTTTGGTAGCGATCTAATCAGCTCCGTCACCAGCTCCTGGCGCATGCCAGGAACCAACCATTCAAATGGGTCGGCGGTTAGTCTTGCCAGGACGGCAAGCGGAACGTCCACCGTCACACCGTCATCGATGGCCCCAGGGTCGAATTTGTAGTTCAGCTCAAACTGCTGGCCCTCATAGGGGAAAGACTTTGGTAAATCGAACTCGGTTGGCTCCTCGACCTCGTTCTCGTAGAGCTTCTCAACGCTTAGATCCAGTAGGTCTGGCCTTTCCAGCTTGGCCTTGCGCCACCAACCCTCAAAGCTTCTAGTTGAGAAGACGTCGAGTGGAATGCGGTTATTGAAAAACCTAAAGAGTTCGTTCTCCGATGGCACCAACTCTGGTTTTCGAGATCTCTCTGCTCGCTCAGCGAGCTCCTCCAAGAAGACCTTGTTGCGCTTTTCAAACTGCTGCGATGAATCCCATTCGCCATAGACAAGGGCGTGCCTGATGAACAACTCGCGCGCCACCATCTCGTCGATTCTTGAATACTGCAGCTTGCGGTTTTCAACTATGGCAATGCCATAGAGCATCACCCGTTCGTTAGCGACAACCGAACCAAGTTTCTTCTCCCAGTGCGGCTCGGAAAAACTTCGTTTGCAAAGATCTCCTGCCAACTCCTCAGCCCACTCGGGTTTGATCTCGGCGTTCATTCGGGCAAATAGCCTGCTGGTTTCAACCAGCTCAGCCGAGATGATTGCCTGCGGTGGCTTCTTGGCGAGCGCCGATCCAGGGAAAATGTAGAACTTCTTGCCACCCGACCCGGCGTATTCCGCAGGCCCCTTATTGGGTTTAGCTTTGCCGTTTTGCCAGATTGGTTTTTGCTCCTGCTTGATGCCAATTTGAGACAGCAGTCCAGCAAGCAGACATTGGTGAATACCGTCGGGATCTTTTCTTCTGCCCCTTAGCTCCATACCCAAAGGTTTTGCCAAGGATTGAAGCTGACGCATCAGGTCTTGCCACTCTCGCACCCGCAAATAGTTGAGGTACTCGGCCTTGCAGAGTCTTCTAAATCCCGAGGAGGAGAGCTTTTGCTGCTGATCCTCGATGTAGTTGTAGAGATTTAGCAGTGATAAAAAGTCTGAGGTTTGATCTTGGAAGCGAGCGTGAAGAGTATCTGCCTGCACTCGCTTCTCGGCTGGTCGTTCTCTCGGATCTTGAATGGTGAGGCCTGCAACAATCGCCATCACCTCACGCACAAGGTTCTTCTTTTGAGCCTCGAGCAGCATGCGAGCAAACCTGGGTTCGATGGGCAATCTCGCTAGCTTCTTACCCACCTCGGTGAGCACTACCTCTTTGGGGTTTTCTATCGCACCAAGCTCAACCAACAGCCCAAGACCGTCTCTAACTCCCCTACCGTCGGGTGCTTGCAAGAACGGAAACTCTGCGATGTTGGTGATGCCGAGCGCTGCGGCCTGCAGAATCACCGAGGCAAGATTGGTGCGCAGGATCTCGGGGTCGGTGAATTCACTTCGAGAGTTGTAGTCCTCCTCGGAGTAGAGCCGAATCACAACACCCGGAGATGTTCTACCGGCACGACCCGCTCTTTGATTCGCACTCGCCTGGGAAATGGCTTCGATTGGCAGCCGCTGCACTTTGGCTCTTGGGCTATAGCGCGAAATGCGAGCTGTGCCCGCATCGATGACGTATTTGATGTTCGGGATGGTCAAAGAGGTTTCTGCCACGTTGGTGGCCAAGATGATTCTTCTTCTGACACCTGGCTTTGACGAGGTCTCGAATACTTTGTGCTGCTCGCTGGCGGAGAGCCTGCCATAAAGCGGCAGCACCTCGGTCTTTTGCGAAATTGCCCCCGAGACAATTCGACCCAAGATGGCGTCCATCGCATCTTTGATCTCTGATTCACCAGAGAGAAACACCAGGGTGTCGCCCTCTGGCTCGGTTGCCAACTCATCGAGTGCAGAGATCAGTCCGTCGAGGTAATCGCTCGCGGAGCTTGAGCTGTCAACATCTTCCTCAGCGTTGTCTCTAGCAACCGGCCGGTATCGAATCTCAATCGGATAGGTTCGGCCCGAGACCTCAATAATTGGGGCTCCAGAAAAATGACGGGAAAAACTTTCCGGGTCAATCGTTGCCGAGGTGATGATCAGTTTTAGATCTGGTCGTTTCGGTAGCAGCTGCTTCAAATAGCCGAGCAAAAAGTCTATGTTTAAGCTTCGCTCGTGAGCCTCATCGATGATGATCGTGTCGTAGCGCTTTAGAAGCGGATCTTGCTGGATGGCGTTTAGCAGAATGCCATCAGTCATCACCTTGACTTGAGTCTTGTCCGATGCTTTGTCGGTGAAACGAACCTGGTAACCAACTAGCTCACCGAGGGATACGCCAAGCTCCTCAGCTATACGCTCAGCCACCGAACGGGCCGCAATACGCCTTGGCTGGGTGTGGGCAATCTTCTTGCGCCCAAGTTCGAGGCACATTTTTGGAAGCTGAGTGGTTTTACCTGATCCGGTAGCTCCCGCAATCACCACAACTTGGTGAGCCTTGATCGCCTCGAGGATGTCCTGCCTACGCCCAGATACCGGAAGGTCTTCCGGGTAATTGATTTTCGGCACTGACATAACCCTCTAATGCTAGAGGTCAGGGCTTTTTCAAAGCTTGGATTCGAGAACCAATCACCAGTGCAGATCCAATGATCACCAGGTTCTTCACGATGTACTGACCCTCAATTGTCAGCGCCACAGGGAAGATTGTGAAACAGACCTCTGGTAGAAGCACCAGCGGCAAAAAGGTTCCAGGCATCTGCAGAGCTAGCAAAAAGATCGCCACTCGAGTCAGAGGTGTGAATAGAAATGCCAAGCCAATCGCAATTTCCCACAGTCCCAGCAGCGGGACGATGATTTCCGGCGTGAGCCAATACACCGTTGCAGCAACTAGGTCATAGGCGGGACTGAGCTCGCCCACAGTCTTGAGGGCTCCGAACCAAATGAAAATGACACCGATCGCAAACCTGAGGAACACCAGTCCCACTCGATCCATGAATGAGATGACCAGCGTGTCTATTTTCTGAAGCGTAGCCCTGAGATTGTCCATAAAGAGGACAACCCCAGTGGCTACAAAAATCTGCCCGCTAGCTGCGAAGCGCTTTGGCAAGCTCCCTGGTGGATTCGATCAGTTTGTCCATGTCCTTGCGAGTGTGGGCGAAGGAGACTAGCCACTGCTCATCAAGACCCGGAGGGGTGATGATGCCGCGGTTGATGCCCCACAGCCAACTAAGCTCTGCAACCTCAAAGTCAGTCTGCTTGAAATCACGGTAGTTACGCACCGCGCTCGGAGACCAGATCATTGCACCCTTGACACCAAAGCCAACGGTGTGGGCAGGTAGCTGGTACTCGTTGATTATCTCGTCGAGCTTTTCCAGGGTGTAGAAGTTGATAGCCTCCGCGCGATCGAGAGCCTCATCGGTAGCAATCTCATCAACTGCATCCCAGGCGGCCATCACCAATGGGTTTCCGTTGTAGGTGCCGTAGTGAGCCATGCGGCCATCCACCACTGCGTCCATGTACTTCTGCTTGCCACCAAAAGCTGCAACCGGCAAGCCGCCACCGATGCTTTTGGCCAATGAGATCAAATCGGGCTCAACGCCAATCTTCTTTGCAGCACCGGCAACTCCGGCAGTCAGACCAGTCTTGACCTCGTCAAAGATCAGTGCGACGCCGTACTTGTCGCACAATTCACGAACACCCTTTAGGTAACCCTCGTCGGGCAGGATGATCGACAGGTTCTCGATAACCGGCTCCAGCATCAAACAGGCAACCGAAGAGGCCGTCTGCTCCAGCTTGCGCTCTAAGGCAGCAAGGTCGTTGTAGGGAACAACGTGAATCTCGCCGGCCTCGACCTCAGCTGGGATGTAAGGAGTTGGGTTATCGGCTGGACCGATCTTGTCCAGCGATGGCTTTACCGAAACCTGCAATGGGTCATAACCACCGTGGTAACCACCCTCGATCTTGATTACACCCTTTTTGCCCGTCACCGCTCTAGCGATTCGGATGACATACATCGTCGACTCAGTACCGGAGTTGGTAAAGCGCACCATGTCCAAACCAAAGCGTCGCTTCATTTTCTCGGCACCCGAGGTCGCGGTAGGCGATGGGGTAACAAACAAGGTGCCGGTCTTATTGAGGGCGCGCTTGACCTGGCGAACCACGTGCGGGTTCAGGTGACCAACCAGCATCGCACCAAAGCCCATCGAAAGATCGAGCAGCTTGCGACCATCAACATCGGTCACGTAGGCACCCTTGGCACGGGTCACTGAAATTGGGTATGGGTCCCAGTGCTGAAAGCTGGAAGTCACACCCATCGGCAATGACTTGGCAGAAATTTGGTTGTGTTGTCCAGAACCCTTAGTAGTGGCACTGAATCGCTCCCACTCCTTAGCAAGTAGCTCAGCTACTTTCTCTTTGTTGAGTGGAGCGTGCCCTGCGGGCACTTTTCTCCAACCGGTAGGTTCGTGTTTTGGGATCATCTCTTGAGACACGGAATCACTCCTTCGTGGATTCCCATTGTCACCCATAATTCGCATTTAGTCGAATTTGAAACCGTTTTGGCTTAAAAAGAAAACCGATTTTTTCAAAAAGCTACGGATTTCGTTGTTTGCCACATGCCTTTCGGTTGGTTCCGAAGGCTTAGCGATTTCCCCTCGCGGCCAGATACATCGCCGAAAACTCTGTCGGGGTCAATAGCCCGCAGGCCCAAGCGATGGTTTCAAGATCAGCCCCATCGAGAGTTTTGAATCGAACACAAGCCTTGCCCATGTCCAACCTTTTGCCACTTTGTTGCCACCTTGAGTGAAACTCTGAGGTCATCTCAGGTGAGGCATAAATACCCAATAGGTATATAGAGATGTAGTTCTTTTGAGAAGCGATCGAGACTGCCGCCAGTGGTTTTTGGTTATAGGTGGGGCCAGAAATTGATAGTGGAACCTGGTAGCAAATCATCCCCCACTCCATCGCTTCCTGGTATCCACTAGGAAGCGATGCGAGCACAAGTTCTCTAAGTTTCGTAAGTTGCACCCTGCGCTCAGCATCTAGTTCATCGAGGTAGTCCTCGACACTCTGAGCGCTAGACGAAACCAACTATTTGCCCCACTGATCTGGAGGGCCAAGGAATAGTAGGAAGCTAAATAGCGAGACTACAAAGGCGAGCAGCACAAGTATCAGAAGCACTGGCCTTGCGATAAACCAACGAAATAGCGAATCAAACCAACCCTGATCGCGAGGATCATCAGACTTGGTGGTTCGCCATTCACCTTCGAGAAGACCCTTTTGATCTACCGCACGATCAAATGGCACCGTTGCAAAAGGCACTAGCGCAAGGCCAATACCAACAATCAGTCGACCCACCGACCAGCGTTGGTTTACTCCCACCAAAGTTGCGGTAACGGCATAGCCCAGGAAGGTGAATCCGTGGGCGGCTCCAACAACAAAGAAAACCTCAGAGCCAAGCCCCAGGGTTGCACGAATAGCGAGACCGGAGAGCAAAAGGGCCCAGGTCACCACCTCAGCGACTGCAAACAAACGGAAGAGTGACTTAGGTGTGAGGTTCATGCCTAAAGCCTAGCCACTACGCTTTGAGAGTCCCCAAACCCCGGAGTGCTACTTGATTGCTGTTTCTGATCTAGAAATCAGGATCGGTGCCCGCACCCTGATGTCGGGCGTTAACTTCAGAGTTCAAAAGGGCGACAAGGTTGGTTTGGTGGGGCGAAACGGTGCCGGTAAGACCACCCTTACCAAGATTTTGGCCGGCGAAGGTCAGCCAACCGCCGGCAATCTGCAAATCAGCGGAGCCATTGGCTATCTCCCCCAGGACCCAAAAACTGGCAACCTCGATGAGCTTGCCAAGACCAGAATCTTGAATGCTCGAGGGCTTGGCGACATTATTCAGCGCATGCAAAAAGCAACCGAGGACATGGGCTCTATGGACACCAAGGTCTATGACGCGGCCATGAAGAAATATGCCCGCGCCGAGCTGGAATTCACCACCGCGGGTGGCTATGCGGCTGAAGCCGAGGCAGCGTCGATCGCATCAAACCTTGGTATCAGCGAGCAAACCCTCTCGCAGCCACTCAAGACGCTTTCCGGTGGTCAAAGACGTCGAGTCGAATTGGCACGAATCTTGTTCTCAGACGCACAGACCATGCTGTTGGATGAGCCGACCAACCACCTTGATGCCGACCGCGTGGTTTGGCTGCGGCAGTTTTTGAAGAACTATCAAGGTGGGCTAATCGTGATCTCTCACGATGTCGAGCTGGTGGAAGAGACAGTGAACCGCGTGTTTTATCTCGATGCCAACCGACAGGTCATCGACGTCTACAACATGGGTTGGAAGCAGTATCTGAAGCAGCGCGAGGCTGACGAAGAGCGTCGCAAAAAGGAGCGGACCAACGCAGAGCGCAAAGCGGTAGCGCTGCAGTTGCAGGCAGCCAAGTTTGGTGCCAAGGCGACTAAGGCAGCAGCGGCCCAGCAGATGGTGCGAAGAGCAGAGAAGCTGCTTGGTTCATTAGAAGAGGTCAGGGCGCAAGACCGCGTTGCCAAGATCAAGTTCCCAGACCCTGCACCATGCGGCAAAACTCCACTCATGGCCAGCAATCTCTCTAAGAGCTATGGGTCTTTGGAGATCTTCACCGCGGTCGATCTCGCGATTGACCGCGGTAGCAAGGTTGTGGTCATTGGTCTGAATGGTGCCGGTAAAACCACGCTTTTGAAGATCCTGGCTGGCGTTGACCAACCTGACACCGGAAAGCTAGAACCAGGGCACGGCCTGAAGATTGGCTACTTTGCTCAGGAGCATGAAACTCTCGATCACCAAAAAAGTGTGCTTCAGAACATGATGTTCGCGGCACCCAATTTGAATGAAACCGATGCTCGCAAAGTTTTGGGCTCATTCCTTTTTACCGGTGATGATGTCGACAAGCCAGCCGGGGTGCTATCAGGTGGGGAGAAGACCAGGTTGGCACTTGCAGCCCTAGTGGTCTCGAGCGCGAACGTATTGCTGCTCGATGAACCGACCAATAACCTCGACCCAGCATCGCGCGAAGAGATCCTGAAAGCACTGGCATCATTCCAGGGTGCAGTGGTTTTGGTAAGCCACGATGTGGGTGCGGTTGAGGCACTAAACCCGGAGCGAGTATTGATTCTCCCAGATGGTGTTGAGGACCTGTGGAACCAGGAATACGCAGATCTGATTTCGCTCAGTTAGTTAGCGCTGCCTCAAGGCCCGCGATTACGAACTTCTCAAGCGCACTGGCCTCGATCACAAAATCTGCCCCGGCATCAATTCGCTTGGCAGCCGCCGCAACCGAACCCAACACCAAACCACTGATTGGGCTGGGGTCTTCGATGCCCAGCTCACGAAGTGGGCTGTGCAGGCTGAGCATGAAATAGCCGTGCATGGCGCGCAGCATCCCACGCTGGTCCTCAGGGAGATTCTCAATAGAAATTTCACGGATGACGCGGTGTTCGGCGCTGGACATGTGAGCCAAGGAGTAGTGCACCCAAATTCGAACCTGCTCAAGCGGTTCCGCAACCCCTGCCACCAAGCGGTCAAGTTCGTTACTCAAATCCGCCATGTCGTTGATCATCAGCTCGCCCAGCACGTGCTCTTTGGAAGCGAAGTACTGATAGATGGCAGGTCTTGAGAGGCCGGTGAGCTTGGCGAGCGCGGCCATGGAGACCGCGTCCTGACCACCTTGAGAAATCAGCTTGTGCGCGGCAGCAAGAATTGCCGATTGGCGCGCGTCAAGGATTTCGGGATTCATTGTGAATATCTTAAGCGCCCAGCGCCAATTTGCTATTCCCCAGCTGCAATAACTGCCTCGGCGGCAACCACGCTGGCCGCAAGCACTCGCTCGACATCGGAATCGGTGATGGCCCCGGAAACAAACCACGCTTCATAGGCCGAGGGTGGCACCGAAACGCCTTGGCTTAGCAGCGAGTTGAAAAACACGCTGAACTGTTTTGTGTTTTGCCGCTGTGCCTGGACGTAGTTCGAAACTGGATTCGGAGTGAAAAAGAAGGAGAACAGATTCCCCGCGGTTTGGAAGGAGTGAGCCACTCCGGCCTGGCTCAGCGCCGCACTAATGCCGCTACCAATCTGCGCGGCCCTTAGATCCAGGGTCTGGTAAAGCTCGGCATCACACATTTCCAGGGTGGCCAGTCCGCTCGCAGCCGCCACTGGATTTCCCGACAGTGTGCCGGCCTGATAGACCGATCCAGCAGGGGCCAACTGATCCATAATTCGAGCGCTGCCGGCAACTGCGGCCAGCGGGAATCCCCCGCCGATCACCTTGCCGTAGGTGTAGAGGTCAGCCTGCCAGTTCTCTTGGGTTCCGTACTTACCCCACCAGCCAGCTCGGGAAATTCGAAACCCGGTCATCACTTCATCGAGCACTAAGAGCGCGCCGTGGGCTTGAGTTAGCTCGGAGAGCAAACGATTAAACCCCGCAGCTGGCGGCACGGCCCCCATGTTCGCTGCTGCCGCCTCGGTGAGAACCGCGGCGATTTCACTGCCGCGCTGGGCGAACAGCTCTCTAACCCCAGCTTCATCGTTGTATTCCAAAACCACAGTGTCCTGTGTTTGACCCTTGGTCACCCCCGGGGAATTGGGAAGCCCCAGCGTTGCGACCCCTGAGCCCGCCTGCACCAATAGGGCATCGGTGTGGCCGTGATAGCAACCAGCGAATTTCACGATCAGATCTCGCCCGGTGGCCGCCCTGGCCAATCGCACCGCGGTCATCACGGCCTCGGTGCCCGAGGATACGAACCTCACCCGATCACAGGCCGGAACCCGACGCAGTATTTCCTCGGCGAGCAACACTTCGTTGGGGCCAGGGGCGCCAAATGAAAATGAGTCCCGCATCGTG
The genomic region above belongs to Aquiluna sp. KACHI24 and contains:
- the hrpA gene encoding ATP-dependent RNA helicase HrpA, producing the protein MSVPKINYPEDLPVSGRRQDILEAIKAHQVVVIAGATGSGKTTQLPKMCLELGRKKIAHTQPRRIAARSVAERIAEELGVSLGELVGYQVRFTDKASDKTQVKVMTDGILLNAIQQDPLLKRYDTIIIDEAHERSLNIDFLLGYLKQLLPKRPDLKLIITSATIDPESFSRHFSGAPIIEVSGRTYPIEIRYRPVARDNAEEDVDSSSSASDYLDGLISALDELATEPEGDTLVFLSGESEIKDAMDAILGRIVSGAISQKTEVLPLYGRLSASEQHKVFETSSKPGVRRRIILATNVAETSLTIPNIKYVIDAGTARISRYSPRAKVQRLPIEAISQASANQRAGRAGRTSPGVVIRLYSEEDYNSRSEFTDPEILRTNLASVILQAAALGITNIAEFPFLQAPDGRGVRDGLGLLVELGAIENPKEVVLTEVGKKLARLPIEPRFARMLLEAQKKNLVREVMAIVAGLTIQDPRERPAEKRVQADTLHARFQDQTSDFLSLLNLYNYIEDQQQKLSSSGFRRLCKAEYLNYLRVREWQDLMRQLQSLAKPLGMELRGRRKDPDGIHQCLLAGLLSQIGIKQEQKPIWQNGKAKPNKGPAEYAGSGGKKFYIFPGSALAKKPPQAIISAELVETSRLFARMNAEIKPEWAEELAGDLCKRSFSEPHWEKKLGSVVANERVMLYGIAIVENRKLQYSRIDEMVARELFIRHALVYGEWDSSQQFEKRNKVFLEELAERAERSRKPELVPSENELFRFFNNRIPLDVFSTRSFEGWWRKAKLERPDLLDLSVEKLYENEVEEPTEFDLPKSFPYEGQQFELNYKFDPGAIDDGVTVDVPLAVLARLTADPFEWLVPGMRQELVTELIRSLPKQLRKFVVPANDWARKVLEVLPEVPNGQLLELLAKTLRELSSVPIQATDFDLEKLPTSLRMTYRVVDAKGKQLGLGTDLAALKKQFQDRARGEVASLVQGKNQLERVVSEWDFDELPVAIESQHAGSNLKAFPTLLMSPTGVEIKLFATESERRKHHVYGVIELIRRAIPNPADYVKDHLKPQEKLALSALGYQSVKDYLADLLGAFAEQELRKIEPAGLIFKRAQFEAVRDTVQRELIEKAFELVPTMEKIATAAASAQKEISAIKNFEFLSVLNQEKEHIAQLTPKNLVFATSLQRIRRLPTYLEAIAHRIRKLQEPGSKDAQLWYEVREAISLFESKGGAMPLSLGAAPELVQARWLIEEFRVSQFAQSLGTAEPVSLKRIQKAMSL
- a CDS encoding aminotransferase class III-fold pyridoxal phosphate-dependent enzyme, with translation MSQEMIPKHEPTGWRKVPAGHAPLNKEKVAELLAKEWERFSATTKGSGQHNQISAKSLPMGVTSSFQHWDPYPISVTRAKGAYVTDVDGRKLLDLSMGFGAMLVGHLNPHVVRQVKRALNKTGTLFVTPSPTATSGAEKMKRRFGLDMVRFTNSGTESTMYVIRIARAVTGKKGVIKIEGGYHGGYDPLQVSVKPSLDKIGPADNPTPYIPAEVEAGEIHVVPYNDLAALERKLEQTASSVACLMLEPVIENLSIILPDEGYLKGVRELCDKYGVALIFDEVKTGLTAGVAGAAKKIGVEPDLISLAKSIGGGLPVAAFGGKQKYMDAVVDGRMAHYGTYNGNPLVMAAWDAVDEIATDEALDRAEAINFYTLEKLDEIINEYQLPAHTVGFGVKGAMIWSPSAVRNYRDFKQTDFEVAELSWLWGINRGIITPPGLDEQWLVSFAHTRKDMDKLIESTRELAKALRS
- a CDS encoding DUF1801 domain-containing protein — its product is MVSSSAQSVEDYLDELDAERRVQLTKLRELVLASLPSGYQEAMEWGMICYQVPLSISGPTYNQKPLAAVSIASQKNYISIYLLGIYASPEMTSEFHSRWQQSGKRLDMGKACVRFKTLDGADLETIAWACGLLTPTEFSAMYLAARGNR
- a CDS encoding DUF3817 domain-containing protein, with the translated sequence MNLTPKSLFRLFAVAEVVTWALLLSGLAIRATLGLGSEVFFVVGAAHGFTFLGYAVTATLVGVNQRWSVGRLIVGIGLALVPFATVPFDRAVDQKGLLEGEWRTTKSDDPRDQGWFDSLFRWFIARPVLLILVLLAFVVSLFSFLLFLGPPDQWGK
- the abc-f gene encoding ribosomal protection-like ABC-F family protein; the protein is MIAVSDLEIRIGARTLMSGVNFRVQKGDKVGLVGRNGAGKTTLTKILAGEGQPTAGNLQISGAIGYLPQDPKTGNLDELAKTRILNARGLGDIIQRMQKATEDMGSMDTKVYDAAMKKYARAELEFTTAGGYAAEAEAASIASNLGISEQTLSQPLKTLSGGQRRRVELARILFSDAQTMLLDEPTNHLDADRVVWLRQFLKNYQGGLIVISHDVELVEETVNRVFYLDANRQVIDVYNMGWKQYLKQREADEERRKKERTNAERKAVALQLQAAKFGAKATKAAAAQQMVRRAEKLLGSLEEVRAQDRVAKIKFPDPAPCGKTPLMASNLSKSYGSLEIFTAVDLAIDRGSKVVVIGLNGAGKTTLLKILAGVDQPDTGKLEPGHGLKIGYFAQEHETLDHQKSVLQNMMFAAPNLNETDARKVLGSFLFTGDDVDKPAGVLSGGEKTRLALAALVVSSANVLLLDEPTNNLDPASREEILKALASFQGAVVLVSHDVGAVEALNPERVLILPDGVEDLWNQEYADLISLS
- a CDS encoding TetR/AcrR family transcriptional regulator, coding for MNPEILDARQSAILAAAHKLISQGGQDAVSMAALAKLTGLSRPAIYQYFASKEHVLGELMINDMADLSNELDRLVAGVAEPLEQVRIWVHYSLAHMSSAEHRVIREISIENLPEDQRGMLRAMHGYFMLSLHSPLRELGIEDPSPISGLVLGSVAAAAKRIDAGADFVIEASALEKFVIAGLEAALTN
- the hemL gene encoding glutamate-1-semialdehyde 2,1-aminomutase translates to MDISGSIAWHERAQQSIPGGVSSPVRAFRAVGGTPRYFVRGTGSKVFDIDGNEYVDLVGSWGPMILGHAHPHVIEQVQRTMRDSFSFGAPGPNEVLLAEEILRRVPACDRVRFVSSGTEAVMTAVRLARAATGRDLIVKFAGCYHGHTDALLVQAGSGVATLGLPNSPGVTKGQTQDTVVLEYNDEAGVRELFAQRGSEIAAVLTEAAAANMGAVPPAAGFNRLLSELTQAHGALLVLDEVMTGFRISRAGWWGKYGTQENWQADLYTYGKVIGGGFPLAAVAGSARIMDQLAPAGSVYQAGTLSGNPVAAASGLATLEMCDAELYQTLDLRAAQIGSGISAALSQAGVAHSFQTAGNLFSFFFTPNPVSNYVQAQRQNTKQFSVFFNSLLSQGVSVPPSAYEAWFVSGAITDSDVERVLAASVVAAEAVIAAGE